From Brassica oleracea var. oleracea cultivar TO1000 chromosome C3, BOL, whole genome shotgun sequence, a single genomic window includes:
- the LOC106329942 gene encoding uncharacterized protein LOC106329942, with protein MNLFGRLICSSSVSSHFTTCLLIFILHFSPQRSNNNNNNNRNSNNLELNLLIKN; from the coding sequence ATGAATTTGTTTGGGAGGCTAATTTGTTCATCTTCAGTTTCGAGCCACTTCACGACTTGTCTTCTCATCTTCATCCTTCATTTTTCTCCCCAGCGTAGTAATAATAATAATAATAATAACCGTAATTCTAATAATCTTGAGCTTAATCTTTTGATCAAAAATTGA
- the LOC106333466 gene encoding probable polyamine oxidase 2 yields the protein MESRKNSDHRQMRRGGESMKTRSPSVIVVGSGFAGISAARTLQDASFQVTVLESRDRIGGRVHTDYSFGFPVDLGASWLHGVCKENPLAPVIGRLGLPLYRTSGDNSVLYDHDLESYALFDMDGNQVPQELVREVGVTFKQILEEVKKVRDEEDADMSISQAFSIVFSRKPELKLEGLAHNVLQWYLCRMEGWFAADADTISVQCWDQEELLPGGHGLMVRGYRPVINTLAKGLDIRLNHRVTKIVRQYNGVKVTTEDGKTFVADAAVIAVPLGVLKSGTITFEPKLPDWKQEAINQLGVGIMNKIILHFEKVFWPQVELLGVAAETSYGCSYFLNLHKATGHPFLVYMSAGQLARDIEKMSDESAASFAVMQLKRIFPDAMAPVQYLVSRWGSDVNSLGSYSYDAVGKPHDLNERLRVPVDNLFFAGEATSSSFAGSVHGAYSSGLMAAEECMMRVLDLFQLVMGEEGPASVPLLISRL from the exons ATGGAGTCGAGGAAAAACTCTGATCATCGTCAAATGCGTAGAG GTGGTGAGAGCATGAAGACAAGGTCACCGTCTGTGATAGTTGTCGGAAGTGGTTTTGCTGGAATCTCAGCTGCTCGCACTCTTCAAGATGCTTCCTTTCAG GTTACTGTACTGGAGTCACGTGACAGGATTGGTGGACGAGTCCACACTGATTACTCATTCGGTTTTCCTGTTGATCTTGGTGCATCATG GCTGCACGGAGTGTGCAAAGAGAATCCTCTCGCACCAGTAATTGGGAGACTAGGACTGCCCTTGTATCGTACCAGTGGTGACAACTCGGTCTTGTATGATCATGATCTTGAGAG CTATGCTCTGTTTGATATGGATGGCAATCAAGTTCCTCAAGAGCTAGTAAGAGAGGTTGGGGTAACATTTAAGCAGATTTTGGAAGAG GTCAAGAAAGTGAGGGATGAGGAGGATGCAGACATGTCAATATCTCAGGCTTTCTCAATTGTGTTTTCAAGAAAACCCGAGTTGAAGTTAGAGGGGCTTGCACACAATGTACTTCAGTGGTACTTGTGCCGCATGGAAGGATGGTTTGCTGCCGATGCTGATACCATCTCTGTACAGTGTTGGGACCAG GAGGAACTTCTTCCTGGTGGACACGGTCTTATGGTTAGAGGGTATCGTCCTGTCATCAATACCTTGGCCAAAGGGCTTGATATTCGACTAAACCATAG GGTTACTAAGATCGTAAGGCAGTATAATGGAGTGAAAGTAACTACAGAAGACGGTAAAACATTTGTTGCGGATGCTGCAGTGATCGCTGTTCCTCTCGGTGTCTTAAAATCCGGAACAATAACATTCGAACCGAAGCTACCAGATTGGAAACAAGAAGCAATCAACCAACTCGGAGTAGGTATCATGAACAAGATCATACTCCATTTCGAGAAAGTCTTCTGGCCACAAGTAGAGTTACTAGGAGTGGCTGCAGAAACCTCCTACGGTTGCAGCTACTTCTTGAACCTGCACAAGGCCACAGGTCATCCGTTTCTGGTTTACATGTCGGCTGGTCAGCTCGCCAGAGACATTGAGAAGATGTCAGATGAATCTGCTGCGAGTTTCGCAGTCATGCAGCTCAAGAGAATCTTTCCAGATGCTATGGCTCCGGTGCAGTATCTTGTCTCGAGGTGGGGATCTGATGTGAACTCATTGGGATCTTATAGCTATGATGCTGTGGGAAAACCTCATGATCTCAACGAGAGGCTTAGGGTTCCAGTGGATAACTTGTTCTTTGCTGGTGAAGCTACGAGCTCGAGCTTCGCTGGCTCGGTTCATGGTGCTTATTCGAGTGGACTGATGGCTGCTGAGGAATGCATGATGCGTGTGTTGGACCTGTTTCAGCTTGTGATGGGTGAAGAAGGACCTGCCTCTGTTCCCCTTCTTATATCTCGTCTCTAA
- the LOC106335401 gene encoding 50S ribosomal protein L3-1, chloroplastic translates to MAMTMASLSFPSSLNKPTLSSSLLNPSKASSFLTKPSPKPKRALTISMSMEAGIGVMASKLGMMSFFEPDGTVVPVTVVGFREGNIVTQVKTLATDGYDAVQVGYRRVRDKKLTKPETGHLEKAGVIPLRHLQEFRLTSVEGFEPNQKLVFDEIFKEGDLVDVAGTTIGKGFQGGIKRHNFKRGQMTHGSKSHRALGSIGAGTTPGRVYKGKKMPGRMGGTRTKIRKLKIVKVDKELNVVMIKGALPGKPGNLLRITPAKIVGVNIPKN, encoded by the coding sequence ATGGCGATGACAATGGCGTCTCTTTCCTTCCCATCTTCACTCAACAAACCAACCTTATCCTCCTCACTACTCAACCCATCGAAAGCCTCTTCCTTTCTCACCAAACCCTCTCCCAAACCCAAACGAGCCCTCACAATCTCCATGTCCATGGAAGCCGGAATCGGCGTGATGGCCTCAAAGCTCGGGATGATGTCTTTCTTCGAGCCAGACGGAACCGTGGTCCCCGTAACCGTCGTCGGGTTCCGCGAAGGCAACATCGTGACCCAGGTCAAAACCTTGGCCACCGACGGGTACGACGCCGTCCAGGTCGGGTACCGCCGCGTCCGCGACAAGAAGCTGACGAAGCCCGAGACGGGCCATCTCGAGAAGGCCGGCGTGATCCCGCTGCGGCATCTCCAGGAGTTCAGGCTGACGAGCGTGGAAGGGTTCGAGCCGAACCAGAAGCTGGTGTTCGATGAGATTTTCAAGGAAGGTGATCTTGTTGACGTGGCGGGGACGACGATTGGGAAAGGGTTCCAGGGAGGGATTAAGAGGCATAACTTCAAGAGAGGGCAGATGACTCATGGTTCCAAGAGTCATCGTGCTTTGGGGTCTATTGGTGCCGGGACGACGCCCGGGAGGGTTTACAAAGGGAAGAAGATGCCTGGGAGGATGGGAGGGACGAGGACGAAGATTAGGAAGCTTAAGATTGTTAAGGTTGATAAGGAGTTGAATGTTGTGATGATTAAAGGAGCTTTGCCTGGTAAGCCTGGAAATCTCCTCCGCATAACTCCGGCCAAGATTGTTGGAGTTAATATCCCCAAGAACTAG
- the LOC106335400 gene encoding uncharacterized protein LOC106335400 — translation MLENQSKELSENREDEITRQLWANGLCMKTTEVEAKLDEGNIQEAESSLREGLSLNSEEARALLGRLEYQRGNLEGALRLFEGIDLQAAIQRLQASAPPPEKPVNKKNRPREPQQQPVVPQHAASLVLEAIYLKAKSLQKLGRTAEAARECKSVLDSVEKIFQQGISDAQVDTRLQETVSHAVELLPSLFKDSGDYQEAISAYRRALSSQWNLDNDSCARIQKDFAVFLLHSGVEASPPSLASQVEGSYTPRNNLEEAILLLMILIKKFNSGKAKWDPSVIEHLTFALSLCSQTSVLAKQLEEVMPGVFTRVERWNSLALCYSAAGQTSAAVNLLRKSLHKHEQPDDLVALLLAAKLCSEEPSLAAEGAGYAERGVKNAQGMDEHLKGVGLRMLGLCLGKQAKVPTSDFERSRLQSESLKALDGAIAFEHNNPDLIFELGVQYAEQRNLKAASRYSKEFIDATGGSVLKGWRFLALVLSAQQRFSEAEVVTDAALDETAKWDQGPLLRLKAKLKISQSNPTEAVETYRYLLALVQAQRKSFGPLRTISQMEEDKVNEFEVWHGLAYLYSSLSHWNDVEVCLKKAGELKQYSASMLHTEGRMWEGRKEFKPALAAFLDGLLLDESSVPCKVAVGALLCERGKEYQPTLPVARSLLSDALRIDPTNRKAWYYLGMVHKHDGRIADATDCFQAASMLEESDPIESFSTIL, via the exons ATGCTCGAGAATCAATCCAAAGAGCTTAGTGAGAACAGAGAGGACGAGATTACACGTCAGCTTTGGGCAAATGGGCTCTGCATGAAAACAACTGAAGTTGAAGCAAAGCTTGATGAAGGAAACATCCAAGAAGCTGAGTCCTCTTTGAGAGAAGGCTTATCACTCAACTCCGAG GAAGCAAGAGCTCTCCTTGGAAGACTAGAATACCAAAGAGGCAATCTAGAAGGCGCGCTTCGTCTCTTTGAAGGTATTGATCTTCAAGCAGCCATCCAGCGCCTACAGGCCTCCGCTCCTCCCCCTGAGAAGCCAGTCAATAAGAAAAACCGTCCTCGTGAACCACAACAGCAACCAGTTGTTCCACAGCATGCTGCTAGCTTAGTGCTTGAAGCTATCTACCTAAAAGCCAAGTCACTTCAAAAGCTTGGGAGAACAGCCG AGGCTGCAAGAGAATGCAAAAGCGTTCTTGATTCCGTCGAAAAAATCTTCCAGCAAGGGATATCTGATGCTCAAGTCGACACAAGACTCCAAGAAACCGTTAGCCACGCCGTGGAGTTACTTCCATCTCTATTTAAAGACTCTGGTGATTACCAAGAAGCTATATCTGCTTATAGACGTGCGCTTTCAAGCCAGTGGAACCTCGATAACGACTCTTGTGCAAGGATACAAAAAGACTTCGCAGTCTTTCTTCTACATTCCGGAGTAGAAGCGAGTCCACCGAGCTTAGCTTCTCAGGTGGAAGGCTCTTACACACCTAGAAACAACTTGGAAGAAGCCATTCTACTTCTGATGATTCTCATCAAGAAGTTCAACTCCGGGAAAGCGAAATGGGATCCGTCTGTGATCGAACACCTCACCTTTGCCTTATCTCTATGTAGTCAGACCTCGGTGCTCGCCAAGCAGCTTGAAGAAGTGATGCCTGGTGTGTTCACCCGTGTTGAGCGTTGGAACAGTTTAGCACTTTGTTATAGCGCAGCTGGTCAAACCAGTGCGGCGGTTAATCTTCTTAGAAAGTCTCTGCATAAGCACGAACAGCCTGATGACCTCGTGGCGCTTTTGCTAGCTGCTAAGCTTTGCAGCGAGGAGCCTTCTTTAGCTGCAGAAGGCGCGGGGTACGCGGAGAGGGGTGTAAAGAATGCTCAAGGGATGGATGAGCATTTGAAGGGAGTTGGTTTGAGGATGTTAGGGCTTTGTTTAGGGAAGCAAGCCAAAGTCCCCACGTCGGATTTCGAAAGATCTAGGCTTCAGTCTGAGTCACTGAAGGCGTTAGATGGAGCTATAGCGTTTGAGCATAACAACCCTGACTTGATCTTTGAGTTAGGTGTTCAGTACGCTGAGCAACGGAACTTGAAAGCTGCGTCGCGTTATTCTAAAGAGTTCATAGATGCAACTGGAGGGTCGGTTTTGAAAGGGTGGAGGTTTCTGGCTCTTGTCTTGTCTGCTCAGCAACGGTTTTCGGAAGCTGAGGTTGTGACTGATGCTGCTTTGGATGAAACTGCAAAGTGGGATCAAGGACCTTTGTTGAGACTTAAGGCAAAGTTGAAGATCTCTCAGTCTAATCCAACAGAAGCTGTTGAGACTTACCGTTACCTTCTAGCGTTGGTTCAAGCTCAGAGGAAATCTTTTGGACCTCTCAGAACTATTTCTCAG ATGGAGGAAGACAAAGTGAATGAGTTTGAAGTGTGGCATGGCTTAGCTTATCTTTACTCAAGCCTTTCGCATTGGAACGATGTGGAAGTCTGTCTGAAGAAAGCCGGCGAGCTTAAACAATACTCTGCTTCAATGCTGCATACAGAAG GTCGAATGTGGGAAGGAAGAAAGGAGTTTAAACCAGCATTAGCTGCTTTCTTGGACGGTTTATTACTAGACGAATCATCGGTACCTTGCAAAGTAGCGGTTGGAGCGTTATTGTGTGAAAGAGGGAAAGAATATCAACCAACACTTCCTGTGGCGAGAAGCTTGTTGTCTGATGCATTGAGGATCGATCCGACAAACCGAAAAGCTTGGTATTACTTAGGAATGGTTCATAAGCATGATGGACGTATAGCTGATGCTACTGATTGCTTCCAAGCTGCTTCCATGCTTGAAGAATCTGATCCTATTGAAAGCTTCTCAACCATTCTTTAA
- the LOC106333458 gene encoding putative lipid-binding protein AIR1B, whose protein sequence is MAAKTSTILAIFLVINLLFLNLIPLVVAENTCPRDQLKLSTCANILNLINLNLGAPAMRPCCSILLGLIDLDIALCFCTALKLSILGITTNTPIHLNLAINACGGTLPDGFRCPT, encoded by the coding sequence ATGGCTGCAAAAACCTCAACCATACTTGCTATATTCCTTGTAATCAATCTTCTCTTCCTCAACCTCATTCCCCTGGTTGTGGCAGAAAATACTTGTCCAAGAGACCAACTCAAACTTTCAACATGCGCAAATATTCTCAACCTCATCAACTTGAATCTTGGCGCACCAGCTATGAGACCTTGTTGCTCTATTCTCTTAGGTCTAATCGATCTTGATATTGCACTTTGCTTCTGTACCGCGCTTAAGCTCAGCATTCTCGGCATCACCACCAACACTCCCATTCACCTTAACTTGGCCATCAACGCCTGTGGAGGAACACTTCCCGATGGATTTCGTTGCCCAACATAG
- the LOC106328228 gene encoding 3-isopropylmalate dehydratase small subunit 3 translates to MAASSLQSLNPTFSQTLASPNTSPPFRSPFLRFNSSFNLKPLSTRSSSFIARSAAEPQERKTFHGLCYVVGDNIDTDQIIPAEFLTLVPSNPDEYEKLGSYALIGLPASYKDRFVQPGEMKTKYSIIIGGENFGCGSSREHAPVCLGAAGAKAVVAQSYARIFFRNSVATGEVYPLDSEVRVCDECKTGDVATVELREGDSVLINHTTGKEYKLKPIGDAGPVIDAGGIFAYARKAGMIPSAAAA, encoded by the coding sequence ATGGCGGCTTCTTCTCTGCAATCCCTAAACCCTACATTCTCCCAAACCCTAGCTTCTCCCAACACCTCTCCTCCCTTCCGATCCCCCTTTCTCAGATTCAATTCCTCCTTCAATCTCAAACCCCTCTCGACTCGCTCCTCCTCCTTCATCGCACGCTCCGCCGCCGAGCCGCAGGAGAGAAAGACCTTCCACGGCCTCTGCTACGTCGTCGGCGACAACATCGACACGGACCAGATCATCCCGGCGGAGTTCCTCACCCTCGTCCCGTCGAACCCCGACGAGTACGAGAAGCTCGGCTCCTACGCGCTGATCGGGCTCCCGGCCTCGTACAAGGACCGATTCGTGCAGCCAGGGGAGATGAAGACGAAGTACTCGATCATCATCGGCGGGGAGAATTTCGGGTGCGGGTCGTCTCGGGAGCACGCGCCGGTGTGTCTGGGAGCGGCGGGGGCGAAGGCGGTGGTGGCGCAGTCGTACGCGAGGATATTTTTCAGGAACTCGGTGGCGACGGGGGAGGTTTATCCGCTGGATTCGGAGGTTAGGGTTTGCGATGAGTGTAAGACGGGGGATGTGGCGACGGTGGAGCTGAGGGAAGGGGATAGTGTTTTGATTAATCATACGACCGGGAAAGAGTATAAGCTGAAGCCCATTGGTGACGCTGGGCCCGTGATTGACGCTGGTGGGATCTTTGCTTATGCTAGGAAAGCTGGGATGATTCCTTCTGCTGCTGCTGCTTGA